A portion of the Drosophila innubila isolate TH190305 chromosome 3L unlocalized genomic scaffold, UK_Dinn_1.0 0_D_3L, whole genome shotgun sequence genome contains these proteins:
- the LOC117786908 gene encoding phosphate carrier protein, mitochondrial, with product MFSSFFQAANNSPFRSPFSRVQCAADVESTVAVPAVGTDPAPVVGREIAAAAAASSPNDSCEFGSNKYFALCGIGGILSCGTTHTFVVPLDLVKCRLQVDSAKYKNLFHGFKVTVAEEGARGLAKGWFPTLIGYSAQGLCKFGLYEVFKVKYAQIIGDENAYLYRTYLYLAASASAEVFADIALAPFEAAKVKIQTVPGFANTFREAVPKMIKEEGISAFYKGLVPLWMRQIPYTMMKFACFERTVELLYKYVVPKPRADCSKGEQLVVTFAAGYIAGVFCAVVSHPADVVVSKLNQTKGATAGSIVKSLGFMGMWNGLTPRIIMIGTLTALQWFIYDGVKVALGIPRPPPPEMPASLKAKQQ from the exons TTTCAAGCCGCCAATAACTCGCCATTCAGATCACCATTCTCACGCGTCCAGTGTGCTGCCGATGTCGAATCGACAGTCGCTGTCCCGGCGGTTGGCACTGATCCAGCACCTGTAGTTGGACGCgagattgctgctgctgcagcggcaTCATCTCCCAACGATTCTTGCGAGTTTGGTAGCAACAAATACTTTGCTCTGTGCGGTATTGGCGGTATTCTGAGCTGCGGTACCACGCACACCTTTGTGGTGCCATTGGATTTGGTCAAGTGCCGTCTCCAGGTGGATTCAGCCAAGTACAAGAATCTGTTCCATGGCTTCAAGGTCACCGTTGCCGAGGAGGGTGCTCGTGGTCTGGCCAAGGGATGGTTCCCCACTCTGATCGGCTATTCGGCTCAG GGTCTGTGCAAGTTCGGTCTTTATGAAGTGTTCAAAGTTAAGTACGCCCAAATTATTGGCGACGAAAATGCCTATCTGTATCGTACCTATTTGTATCTGGCTGCTTCCGCTTCGGCTGAGGTCTTTGCCGATATTGCGCTAGCACCATTTGAGGCCGCCAAGGTTAAGATTCAGACCGTACCCGGCTTTGCCAACACTTTCCGTGAGGCTGTGCCGAAAATGATCAAGGAAGAGGGCATCAGTGCTTTCTACAAGGGTCTGGTGCCATTGTGGATGCGTCAAATCCCATACACCATGATGAAGTTCGCTTGCTTTGAGCGCACCGTGGAGCTGCTCTACAA GTATGTGGTGCCCAAGCCTCGTGCCGACTGCAGTAAGGGCGAGCAGCTTGTTGTGACCTTCGCCGCTGGTTACATTGCTGGTGTCTTCTGCGCCGTTGTCTCGCATCCCGCTGATGTGGTCGTCTCCAAGCTGAACCAGACCAAGGGCGCCACCGCTGGCAGCATAGTCAAGTCTCTGGGCTTCATGGGCATGTGGAATGGTTTGACGCCACGTATCATTATGATTGGTACGCTCACTGCCCTGCAATGGTTCATCTATGATGGTGTCAAGGTCGCTCTGGGCATCCCCCGCCCACCCCCACCAGAGATGCCCGCCAGTCTGAAGGCCAAGCAACAGTAA